The Neoarius graeffei isolate fNeoGra1 chromosome 7, fNeoGra1.pri, whole genome shotgun sequence genome includes a region encoding these proteins:
- the LOC132889529 gene encoding uncharacterized protein LOC132889529 has translation MFSSHQEESKPPKTILPPRCLVLQWGHGSKLACHPGAARTLALVQQHFWWPSIKEDVQEFVAACNMCPEQDSQLTPCRLAKTPPNSSFTLVSHRPGLRHRTCQLRWQHMHPQLLTVSPRQSISSLCPSFPQLKKSLNYSSFTFSAYTDSPLTSSPTGVLSSLCSSGGPSANSLGPPVVSPQGSTLKPTARQNGQTKIWRWHSGAWRPGMPVLGVSTYLGSSTLITLFLHLPQVSHPSSAP, from the exons atgttctcttcccaccaagaggagtccaagccacccaagaccatccttcctccacgctgcctg gtgctgcagtggggtcatggctccaagttagcttgtcacccgggagctgctcgaaccctggcgctcgtccaacagcacttctggtggccatccatcaaggaagatgtccaggagttcgtggcagcctgcaacatgtgcccagaacaagacagccaattgaccccctgccggcttgctaagacccctcccaattCCTCATttaccctggtctcacatcgccctggacttcgtcacaggacttgccaactcaggtggcaacacatgcatcctcagttattgactgtttctccaagacagtctatttcatccctctgcccaagcttcccacagctaaagaaatcgctgaattactcatccttcacattttccgcctacacggactccccactgacatcgtctccgactggggtcctcagttcactgtgcagttctggagggccttctgcaaactcattggggcctcctgtagtctctcctcagggttccaccctcaaaccaacagccaggcagaatgggcaaaccaagatttggaggtggcactcaggtgcatggcgtccagggatgccggttcttggagtaagtacttaccttgggtcgagtacactcataacactcttccttcatctgccacaggtttctcacccttccagtgctccctag